AGGCTGACAGCAGTGTAAGGAAGGGGTACAGGTGAGTGAGActgcccttcctgcctgcctccctcccttagcagcacagtgctcccagatcccttcccctccctctcagAATCCTCTGGGTCTGCTCTCTGGCCCCATTTTGTACTGCCCTGAGAAGCAAGAGAGGTTCCCTCTCTGTGCATCCCATTCCTCTGGCACCAAGAGTAGGGCGCAGCCTCCCCATCAATCAACACCCAGAGAACACAAGAAGATTCAatgcaaaagtatttttattggATACAAAAACATTCCAGtttagtgaaaaaaattgaCATCATTGCTGACGGAGCTTGTCTGGGCTTAAACCGGAGACTTGCTCCTGTCTGCTCCGGTCCTATGGCCGTGGCCATGGGGTCCCATCCTGTTACGCCTGGGCTTTGTTGGTGGCTCCATCCTCAGAAGCTGGGCCGGtctgtggggcagcagggctgaccTGGATGGGCACGTTCCTCTCGGGAGCGGCCGGCAGCGCCAGCTTGGGGGCCTCGATGCGGAGCTGCCCGTCCTTGGACAGGGAGCAGGTCAGCGCTTCGGCATCCACCTCCTCGGGCACGTCCCACTCCCGCTTCAGCACCTCGTACTTGTAGGAGAACGAGCCCTTCTCATCGACATTCTGCGTCTCCTTCTGCCCCACCAGCACCACCTTCCTGCCCACCACCTTCACCGACAGCTGCTCAGGAGCGAAGTTCTTCACGTCCTGGCAGACAGAGAAGCCGTCCCCGGAGCCCTGGGTCAGGGTCATGCTGCTGCTCGGGGTTGTCTCCGCGGCGATGGCTCCGTGGTTGCTCAGGAGCTGCTCGAAGCTGCTCATGAACTCCCGAGccttctccatctcctgctgcagctcggTGAAGATGGTCTCTGCATGTGGCCAGAGGGTCCTCACTGTGCCCAGCCGGCTGGCCAGGGAGCTGGAGGCGAATGGTGCGAGGTGCATCCGGCAAAGcatcgctgctgctgctgctgctgctgctgttgttgttattgctgctgctgtctcctttCCAGTGGGCTGGAAGCACTCTGTCCCGCCGCTGCCGCCGGAGCGTTTTATACCCGTTCGCTGGAggcgtgtccctgtccctcacatTACGTCATCCTCGGAGAAGAGCTCAGCTCTTTCCAGCCCGTTCCAGCTCATTCTTGTTACTCACCCGTGAGGAGCGGCAGGGCTGACGTCCTGCCCGGCATACC
The genomic region above belongs to Ficedula albicollis isolate OC2 chromosome 27, FicAlb1.5, whole genome shotgun sequence and contains:
- the LOC101807858 gene encoding heat shock protein 30C-like, which translates into the protein MLCRMHLAPFASSSLASRLGTVRTLWPHAETIFTELQQEMEKAREFMSSFEQLLSNHGAIAAETTPSSSMTLTQGSGDGFSVCQDVKNFAPEQLSVKVVGRKVVLVGQKETQNVDEKGSFSYKYEVLKREWDVPEEVDAEALTCSLSKDGQLRIEAPKLALPAAPERNVPIQVSPAAPQTGPASEDGATNKAQA